The Agromyces mangrovi genome contains a region encoding:
- a CDS encoding anti-sigma factor: MMLHCDDDELAVIALGDREPTREERDHLDGCLRCMGELDALRAASDLARETVGAPLQAPPASVWAGIHAELGLGEALRATPADASEADEAPAAPAAPPPATVPPAPVDLAERRRARGSRFWAPLLAAAAVLGLVVGVGAGIWWNSREPDPTVLAEAELAGFPDWPGASGVAVVEELPDGTREVVVDLSGVDDPDDLLEVWLIRGDASGLVSIGLLDGATGRFTVPAGLDLGEYPLVDVSAEPDDGDPAHSGDSIVRGDLRGA; encoded by the coding sequence ATGATGCTGCACTGTGACGACGATGAACTCGCCGTGATCGCCCTGGGCGACCGCGAGCCGACGCGCGAGGAGCGCGACCACCTCGACGGGTGCCTCCGCTGCATGGGGGAGCTCGATGCGCTCCGCGCGGCATCCGACCTCGCTCGCGAGACCGTGGGCGCCCCGCTCCAGGCCCCGCCCGCGTCGGTCTGGGCCGGCATCCACGCCGAGCTCGGCCTGGGCGAAGCGCTCAGGGCGACACCGGCGGATGCCTCCGAAGCGGACGAGGCACCCGCGGCACCCGCTGCGCCGCCTCCTGCGACCGTGCCGCCCGCCCCCGTCGACCTGGCCGAGCGCCGCCGCGCCCGCGGCTCCCGCTTCTGGGCGCCGCTGCTGGCCGCGGCCGCCGTGCTCGGGCTGGTGGTGGGCGTCGGTGCCGGCATCTGGTGGAACTCCCGCGAGCCCGACCCGACCGTGCTGGCCGAGGCGGAGCTCGCGGGCTTCCCCGACTGGCCGGGCGCGAGCGGCGTCGCGGTGGTCGAGGAGCTGCCCGACGGCACGCGCGAGGTCGTGGTCGACCTCTCCGGCGTCGACGACCCGGACGACCTGCTCGAGGTGTGGCTCATCCGCGGTGACGCGTCCGGCCTCGTGAGCATCGGGCTGCTCGACGGTGCGACCGGTCGCTTCACGGTGCCGGCCGGCCTCGACCTGGGGGAGTACCCGCTGGTCGACGTCTCGGCCGAGCCCGACGACGGCGACCCGGCGCACTCGGGCGACTCGATCGTGCGCGGCGACCTGCGCGGCGCCTGA
- a CDS encoding M4 family metallopeptidase — translation MTTRMPRADARTRPAAHRSWIVPPYLLARIAVQPELGHAAIAARRTLDRDAPFREFRCTDEHPPSPPGVRAAPAPADRAPGTPFRRISDAGGREVLPGRLVRSEGGPDTGDEAVTEAYDGLGDMFGFLFEAYGRDSIDGAGMPLDATVHYGRDYDNAFWDGERMVFGDGDGEVFVGFTNSLSVIGHELAHGVTERTANLRYQGQSGALNEHVSDVFGALLEQYVRRQEARDASWLIGEGLFTDQVEGDAIRSMIAPGTAYDDDVLGRDPQPAHLRDYIETREDNGGVHLNSGIPNRAFVVAALRLGGPAWERAGRVWYDTLTSDRIGRDTDFAGFAAATLDTARARFSDTSAEALAVAEGWAEVGVLAG, via the coding sequence ATGACGACACGGATGCCTCGAGCCGACGCCCGCACCCGACCTGCAGCGCACCGCTCCTGGATCGTTCCGCCGTACCTGCTGGCCCGCATCGCCGTGCAGCCCGAGCTCGGGCACGCGGCCATCGCCGCGCGGCGCACGCTCGACCGCGACGCGCCGTTCCGCGAGTTCCGCTGCACCGACGAGCATCCGCCGAGCCCGCCCGGGGTGCGGGCCGCGCCCGCACCGGCCGACCGTGCGCCGGGCACGCCGTTCCGCCGCATCTCCGACGCGGGCGGCCGGGAGGTGCTGCCCGGGCGCCTCGTGCGCAGCGAAGGCGGGCCCGACACGGGCGACGAGGCGGTGACCGAGGCGTACGACGGCCTCGGCGACATGTTCGGCTTCCTGTTCGAGGCCTACGGGCGCGACTCGATCGACGGGGCGGGCATGCCGCTCGACGCCACCGTGCACTACGGGCGCGACTACGACAACGCGTTCTGGGACGGCGAGCGCATGGTGTTCGGCGACGGCGACGGTGAGGTGTTCGTCGGCTTCACCAACTCGCTCTCCGTGATCGGGCACGAGCTCGCCCACGGCGTGACCGAGCGCACCGCGAACCTGCGCTACCAGGGGCAGTCGGGCGCCCTGAACGAGCACGTCTCCGACGTGTTCGGCGCGCTGCTGGAGCAGTACGTTCGCCGCCAGGAGGCGCGCGACGCGAGCTGGCTCATCGGCGAGGGGCTGTTCACCGACCAGGTCGAGGGCGACGCCATCCGCTCCATGATCGCCCCGGGCACGGCCTACGACGACGACGTGCTGGGCCGCGACCCGCAGCCCGCCCATCTGCGCGACTACATCGAGACGCGCGAGGACAACGGCGGCGTGCACCTCAACTCGGGCATCCCGAACCGGGCGTTCGTGGTCGCCGCGCTGCGCCTCGGCGGCCCGGCCTGGGAACGCGCGGGCCGGGTCTGGTACGACACCCTCACGAGCGACCGCATCGGACGCGACACCGACTTCGCCGGGTTCGCCGCGGCCACGCTCGACACCGCCCGCGCTCGCTTCAGCGACACCTCGGCGGAGGCGCTCGCCGTCGCCGAGGGGTGGGCGGAGGTGGGCGTGCTCGCCGGCTGA
- a CDS encoding CPBP family intramembrane glutamic endopeptidase, with the protein MTVATPATTDTRTARTWALVPALIVCGAAVLLFGVQLKWPGYAMLAVGLVVAWIVERATGEHALLRDLGLIALGQVIISTISLEADISYANMALMGAVLALAVAVPYVISRFVFGDRIIRFPWRTGHRWTPVQWSYLGLVVLLGWLILPFYFITSGVYTNWPTVTEPDEIARLFVGVNAVGIWDELFFIVTCFALLRRHFPDWLANCLQAIVFVSFLWELGYQSWGPLLTIPFALLQGWTFRLTKSLTYVITVHLLFDLVVFLVIVYAHLGVPPIFLLAP; encoded by the coding sequence GTGACCGTCGCCACGCCCGCCACGACCGACACGCGCACCGCCCGCACGTGGGCGCTCGTGCCCGCCCTCATCGTGTGCGGCGCGGCCGTGCTGCTGTTCGGCGTGCAGCTCAAGTGGCCCGGCTACGCGATGCTCGCGGTGGGGCTCGTCGTCGCCTGGATCGTCGAGCGCGCGACCGGCGAGCACGCGCTGCTGCGCGACCTCGGGCTGATCGCGCTCGGCCAGGTGATCATCTCCACCATCTCGCTCGAGGCCGACATCAGCTACGCGAACATGGCGCTCATGGGGGCGGTGCTCGCGCTCGCTGTGGCCGTGCCGTACGTGATCTCGCGGTTCGTGTTCGGCGATCGCATCATCCGCTTCCCGTGGCGCACGGGGCATCGCTGGACGCCGGTGCAGTGGTCGTACCTGGGCCTCGTGGTGCTGCTCGGCTGGCTGATCCTGCCGTTCTACTTCATCACGTCTGGCGTGTACACGAACTGGCCGACCGTCACCGAGCCCGACGAGATCGCGCGCCTGTTCGTCGGCGTCAACGCGGTGGGCATCTGGGACGAGCTGTTCTTCATCGTCACGTGCTTCGCGCTGCTGCGCCGGCACTTCCCCGACTGGCTCGCGAACTGCCTGCAGGCGATCGTGTTCGTGTCGTTCCTGTGGGAGCTCGGCTACCAGTCCTGGGGCCCGCTGCTGACGATCCCGTTCGCGCTGCTCCAGGGCTGGACGTTCCGGCTCACGAAGTCGCTCACGTACGTGATCACGGTGCACCTGCTGTTCGACCTCGTGGTGTTCCTCGTGATCGTGTACGCGCACCTCGGCGTGCCGCCGATCTTCCTGCTCGCGCCGTAG
- a CDS encoding DUF488 domain-containing protein, translating to MDVRLKRVYDDPEPDDGVRILVDRLWPRGMTQERAVLDSWTKDVAPSPALRAEWHAHLERWDEFAEQYRAELATNAAAEYLRNYVRTHPHVTLLYGAKDREHNHAVVLAEYLTAA from the coding sequence ATGGACGTCAGGCTGAAACGGGTCTACGACGATCCCGAACCAGATGACGGGGTGCGCATCCTCGTCGACCGACTCTGGCCGCGCGGCATGACCCAGGAGCGGGCCGTGCTCGATTCGTGGACGAAGGACGTCGCCCCCTCACCCGCGCTGCGGGCCGAGTGGCATGCGCACCTCGAGCGCTGGGACGAGTTCGCCGAGCAGTACCGAGCGGAGCTCGCGACCAATGCGGCCGCGGAGTACCTCCGCAACTACGTGCGCACGCACCCGCACGTGACGCTGCTCTACGGCGCGAAGGATCGCGAGCACAACCACGCGGTCGTGCTGGCCGAGTACCTCACCGCCGCCTGA